In Candidatus Poribacteria bacterium, the following are encoded in one genomic region:
- a CDS encoding ABC transporter permease, whose translation MRLVEGLSIGIAAMRANKMRSLLTMLGIIIGIAAVLAMIAIGDGAKEIVIQDAQKMGGATRITLYQTSYKRENNRWVRIRSNEYMEYEDALAIEAECPSVNAVTPRIADWRGVLFQGPGGTEARAGYNGVGPTYATAMDWDIKEGRFITDEDVQNATKICVLGDELATELFGNKSPLGQEIKIARDVRYYDQWGRRRRERLTERFTVVGTFMPRGTSFQFGWSYDNLAFMPVSTVQERLTGGDKIHGIMVFANSVDVIPKAIEEVKTVIRKRHNNEDEFVRVSEMRAGMAQLEKISKMIKIALGSIAGFSLLVGGIGIMNMMLVSVNERIREIGLRKALGAKPFDILAQFLIEAIVMCAVGGAIGVGLGVFAGEGMAMLAVKIAKIVPEWPSVISMQWVLISVSFSAAIGISFGIYPAIKAATVPPVVALRKD comes from the coding sequence CTGTCTATTGGGATCGCTGCAATGCGTGCGAACAAAATGCGTTCGTTACTGACGATGCTTGGAATTATCATCGGTATTGCAGCGGTCCTTGCAATGATAGCTATCGGAGATGGAGCTAAAGAAATTGTGATACAAGATGCCCAAAAAATGGGCGGGGCAACCCGAATTACATTGTATCAAACATCCTATAAACGAGAAAATAACAGGTGGGTCCGCATTCGCAGCAACGAATACATGGAATACGAAGATGCGTTGGCAATTGAGGCTGAATGCCCATCCGTGAATGCGGTCACACCCAGAATCGCGGATTGGCGCGGTGTCCTATTTCAGGGTCCGGGGGGCACGGAAGCCCGTGCCGGCTATAATGGAGTCGGTCCTACCTACGCAACCGCAATGGATTGGGACATTAAAGAGGGACGCTTCATTACAGACGAAGATGTCCAAAACGCAACAAAAATCTGTGTACTCGGAGACGAACTCGCAACCGAGTTATTTGGTAATAAATCACCCTTAGGACAAGAAATTAAAATCGCAAGAGACGTTCGATATTACGATCAATGGGGTAGAAGACGGCGGGAGCGGCTGACCGAACGCTTCACAGTCGTTGGGACCTTCATGCCGAGAGGGACAAGCTTCCAGTTTGGGTGGAGTTACGATAACCTCGCCTTCATGCCTGTCTCAACTGTACAAGAGCGTCTCACTGGTGGTGATAAGATTCACGGTATTATGGTCTTCGCGAACAGTGTCGACGTTATCCCGAAAGCAATCGAAGAGGTGAAAACGGTCATAAGAAAAAGACACAACAACGAAGACGAATTCGTCAGAGTCTCTGAGATGCGCGCTGGCATGGCGCAATTAGAGAAGATTAGCAAAATGATTAAAATCGCCTTGGGGAGCATCGCCGGATTTTCGCTCCTCGTTGGCGGTATCGGCATTATGAACATGATGCTCGTTTCTGTCAATGAGCGCATCCGTGAGATCGGTTTACGAAAAGCACTCGGTGCAAAACCGTTCGATATTCTTGCACAATTCCTCATAGAAGCGATAGTTATGTGCGCGGTAGGCGGCGCGATAGGCGTTGGACTCGGTGTCTTTGCTGGCGAGGGGATGGCGATGCTCGCCGTCAAAATCGCCAAAATTGTTCCCGAATGGCCCTCGGTTATCTCTATGCAGTGGGTCCTGATTTCGGTATCCTTCTCGGCAGCGATTGGTATTTCGTTCGGTATCTACCCTGCAATAAAAGCCGCTACTGTCCCACCGGTTGTGGCATTACGCAAAGATTAA